Proteins encoded by one window of Candidatus Sumerlaea chitinivorans:
- a CDS encoding UDP-N-acetylglucosamine 1-carboxyvinyltransferase — MDRFLIRGGNPLCGSVSISGSKNATLALMAAALLGESPTTLYNVPDLRDTRTMADVLRHLGAKVDFDDHVMRIDPSGFSNHEAPYDMVRKMRASVYVMGPMLARLGKANVSMPGGCAIGPRPIDLHLKGFEALGANLRIEHGNVVAEVPKLRGNEFSLSGAAGSSVGATCNVLMAAVLAEGETVIHGAAREPEVCELVALLRKMGAEIEGAGTRDLRIRGVKTLRGVEHTVVADRIEAGTFMVAAAITNGELTIVNAPLDHMDAVISKLYEIGVKIETSGSSAHVVGNFERYSPTNIQTWTYPGFPTDMQAQFMALLSLVPGTSIIRETIYVDRFLHAAELNRMGANIKVLNGIATIQGVPKLSGAPVMASDLRASAALVLAGLAAEGTTIVNRVYHIDRGYEAIEKKLQLLGGDVVRITDNEPEDIASPSQ; from the coding sequence CGCGACTCTTGCACTCATGGCTGCGGCTCTTTTAGGGGAGTCGCCGACTACTCTGTACAATGTACCCGACCTCCGCGACACCCGAACGATGGCCGATGTCCTCCGCCACCTTGGTGCAAAAGTTGACTTTGACGATCACGTCATGCGCATCGACCCCTCGGGATTCTCCAACCACGAGGCTCCTTACGACATGGTTCGAAAAATGCGAGCGTCGGTTTATGTCATGGGCCCAATGCTCGCGCGGTTGGGAAAGGCGAATGTCTCCATGCCGGGGGGATGCGCGATCGGCCCCCGCCCAATCGATCTTCATCTCAAGGGATTTGAAGCGCTTGGGGCAAATTTGCGAATCGAGCATGGCAATGTCGTTGCGGAGGTGCCGAAACTCCGTGGCAATGAATTCAGTTTGTCCGGAGCTGCAGGTTCGAGCGTGGGGGCAACTTGCAACGTGCTGATGGCGGCTGTCCTGGCTGAGGGGGAAACTGTGATTCATGGGGCAGCGCGCGAACCAGAAGTTTGTGAGCTGGTGGCCTTACTCCGGAAAATGGGGGCAGAAATCGAAGGTGCAGGTACCCGCGACTTGCGCATCCGGGGCGTAAAAACGTTGCGCGGAGTTGAGCACACCGTGGTTGCGGACCGGATTGAGGCGGGAACATTCATGGTGGCTGCAGCAATTACCAACGGAGAACTGACCATCGTCAATGCCCCTCTCGACCATATGGATGCTGTGATTAGCAAGCTCTACGAAATCGGCGTGAAGATCGAAACCAGTGGTAGTAGCGCCCACGTGGTCGGGAACTTTGAGCGTTATAGTCCAACCAACATTCAAACATGGACGTACCCAGGTTTTCCAACCGACATGCAGGCTCAGTTTATGGCGTTGCTCTCTCTTGTCCCAGGAACAAGCATCATTCGCGAAACCATCTATGTAGATCGGTTCTTGCATGCGGCCGAGCTAAACCGCATGGGCGCAAACATCAAAGTTCTCAACGGCATTGCAACCATTCAGGGCGTACCGAAACTGAGTGGTGCCCCAGTCATGGCAAGCGATCTGCGCGCATCGGCCGCTCTCGTTTTAGCTGGCCTGGCCGCAGAAGGCACCACGATTGTAAACCGAGTTTACCATATTGATCGCGGTTACGAGGCGATCGAAAAGAAATTGCAGCTGTTGGGCGGTGACGTCGTGCGAATCACAGATAACGAACCAGAAGATATTGCGTCTCCGAGCCAATGA